One part of the Bdellovibrio sp. KM01 genome encodes these proteins:
- a CDS encoding TetR/AcrR family transcriptional regulator → MDKKSTQRQIYSELFPRELSKADKRRLEILEGAIKAYSAVSYEHVSFDDVAIPAKTSRRLVSHYFPDKEALFETTMKLIRGQYQAAVIAAFSQSNDPEVQFSEYVRSAVAWAHEQPVNLRAWILFFMVSSQQERYRKLHENLTNMGADRIVSFIQLQTSAGKREKLNPEDLRFAAKSVQRIITGAIIEICSERVKSEYKQVEQDAVRAAKMIVAGVIK, encoded by the coding sequence ATGGATAAAAAATCGACACAGCGACAGATCTATTCCGAACTGTTTCCTCGTGAGCTTTCTAAAGCAGATAAGCGGCGTCTGGAGATATTAGAAGGTGCTATCAAGGCGTACTCTGCCGTCAGCTATGAGCACGTCAGCTTTGATGATGTGGCCATTCCAGCAAAGACCAGTCGCCGTTTGGTCAGTCACTATTTTCCGGATAAAGAAGCCCTTTTTGAGACGACCATGAAGTTGATCCGCGGGCAGTATCAGGCGGCTGTTATTGCGGCCTTTTCCCAGAGTAATGATCCCGAGGTGCAGTTCTCCGAATACGTACGCTCTGCTGTGGCCTGGGCTCATGAACAGCCTGTGAACTTAAGAGCTTGGATCTTGTTCTTTATGGTGTCGTCGCAGCAGGAACGCTATCGCAAGCTTCACGAGAACCTGACGAACATGGGAGCGGATAGAATTGTATCCTTCATTCAGTTACAGACCTCCGCTGGCAAGCGCGAGAAATTGAACCCTGAGGATTTGCGTTTCGCTGCCAAATCAGTGCAAAGAATTATCACCGGAGCCATCATCGAAATCTGTTCCGAAAGAGTGAAGTCAGAATACAAACAGGTTGAGCAAGACGCCGTTAGGGCGGCCAAAATGATCGTGGCAGGTGTTATCAAATAG
- a CDS encoding kelch repeat-containing protein — protein MRLISGILILLGTAGCTFDATLRDLASVDLNTLPANTSVAYRDYYSKVSHFAHTQSTLQNGKVLIVGGAVDGTRNATNIVEIFDPETQKWAKAADLPVAVNNHTSITLNDGRVLVTGGATTTTILSDAYIYSPSTNTWTQVASMSTARVYHTATLLSDGRVLIAGGRAVTGGADLASSEIYDPTADTWTSAGNMPRTRSFHQAVLLNSGKVLVVGGSSTNSLYRDAHLYNPATNSWAGTGSLAVGRLYHTVTLLDDGRALVIGGMETATTSTTEIYDPTTETFTTKSGMPAPRASHAVVKANGWVAVVGGYDWNSCANACPDMFAYNPTSDYWVTLSTTQIARSELTALLYQSAIYVIGGRTVGGTGTPVTERLNVQNLFWTQEASLTTSRSFHSMTTLSDGKLLVAGGITTVGFSYLSSSEIFDQSTNTWSAGPTMSTARGESTAVRLNNGNVLLTGGYDAGGVMFSSDIYNPSSNTWSAGPAMNSYRAYHSATLLANGNVLIVGGYNGAAETATTEIYNPTTNTFTLGPSAPQAIRNHTATLLSNGHVIVIGGQAGATIRTSVYDYDPVANSWSTKTSVPVALTKHTATLISGKIAVVGGMTTGASELNTVRLYDPATDTWTSLTSMNHARYDHQTVILPSGNVLVAGGTGAVNSSEIYNVTNNTWTNTYRVLAKGRSSFKMTLLNNGRALAVGGQVGGTNAVSVESFVEDYQVPQWTIQFSQPARYAHAGALMSNGNVFMAGGVDLNGSILLSTAIYAPTTNKWSVGPNLAAGRFYHSVTAMKNGKVLIAGGMSQTTPSTLAEIYDPETNTIATTPLPNARLAPSAVLMSDGKVMLSGGYDATYSPVTAVDIYDPSTNTWFSAAPRTGSLFDTTVALSATKYLAISPVGASVYDSTTNTWTATGPMSVPRAIATAAVLPNGKVFAAAGTDATGAAGTTVTEIYDPTTNTWSQAAPMPEAVALQSGTLLPSGKIVIIGGARNDMSTSDAVYYYDPSTDTWTTGTPLTDGRYFHLSILLPNGRVFVHGGSSDKLGVLPFWEQVLDF, from the coding sequence ATGAGATTGATCTCAGGGATTCTCATCCTGTTGGGAACAGCAGGATGCACCTTCGATGCAACCTTAAGGGACTTAGCATCAGTGGATCTTAATACATTGCCGGCGAATACTTCTGTCGCCTATCGCGACTACTACAGCAAAGTCAGTCACTTCGCCCATACTCAATCGACACTGCAAAACGGAAAAGTTCTTATCGTGGGTGGCGCTGTTGATGGCACTCGCAATGCGACGAACATTGTCGAAATTTTCGATCCGGAAACTCAGAAATGGGCCAAAGCTGCTGACCTTCCTGTAGCCGTTAATAATCATACTTCAATAACACTGAACGACGGACGCGTGCTCGTTACGGGGGGCGCAACGACAACGACGATCCTTAGCGATGCCTACATTTACTCCCCCTCAACGAACACCTGGACTCAAGTTGCATCGATGTCCACAGCTCGGGTTTATCATACAGCGACTCTTTTAAGTGACGGTCGAGTTCTCATTGCGGGCGGCAGAGCGGTCACGGGAGGAGCTGATTTAGCTTCGAGTGAAATTTACGATCCAACTGCTGACACCTGGACATCCGCTGGAAACATGCCTCGCACTCGCTCCTTTCATCAAGCGGTTCTTCTCAATAGCGGCAAAGTTTTAGTTGTCGGCGGTTCGAGCACCAACTCCCTTTACCGTGATGCCCACCTTTATAACCCGGCCACAAACTCTTGGGCTGGCACAGGAAGCTTGGCCGTTGGACGCTTATATCACACAGTCACTCTTTTGGATGACGGCCGTGCTCTTGTCATCGGTGGGATGGAAACCGCAACGACCAGTACGACTGAGATCTATGATCCAACGACGGAGACTTTCACCACCAAGAGTGGCATGCCCGCCCCCCGCGCGTCACATGCCGTTGTAAAAGCCAATGGCTGGGTCGCTGTCGTCGGTGGTTATGATTGGAATAGCTGCGCCAATGCTTGCCCAGACATGTTTGCTTACAATCCAACTTCAGATTATTGGGTGACTTTATCGACTACGCAAATTGCACGGTCTGAATTGACGGCGTTGCTTTATCAGTCGGCAATTTATGTTATCGGTGGCAGAACCGTGGGTGGCACGGGCACTCCTGTCACTGAAAGACTTAACGTTCAAAATCTTTTCTGGACTCAAGAAGCAAGTTTAACAACTTCAAGAAGCTTCCACTCTATGACGACCTTAAGCGATGGTAAATTGCTGGTGGCCGGCGGCATCACCACGGTTGGTTTCAGTTATTTATCAAGCTCGGAGATTTTCGATCAGTCGACCAACACTTGGTCGGCGGGACCGACGATGTCAACTGCCCGCGGAGAAAGTACGGCCGTTCGCCTAAACAACGGAAACGTTCTCCTTACTGGTGGATACGACGCCGGAGGCGTCATGTTCAGTTCAGATATTTATAATCCGAGCTCGAACACCTGGAGTGCGGGTCCCGCAATGAATAGCTATCGCGCTTATCATTCAGCTACATTGCTTGCCAACGGCAACGTTCTGATCGTCGGTGGATATAATGGCGCCGCCGAAACCGCAACAACAGAGATTTACAATCCGACGACAAATACATTTACACTGGGGCCTTCTGCACCTCAAGCAATCAGAAATCATACGGCGACCTTGCTTTCAAATGGTCACGTCATCGTAATCGGTGGCCAGGCGGGAGCAACTATCCGCACATCCGTCTATGACTATGATCCCGTGGCTAATTCTTGGTCGACAAAAACATCTGTCCCCGTTGCTCTCACCAAGCACACAGCGACATTGATTTCAGGAAAAATTGCCGTTGTGGGTGGCATGACCACTGGCGCATCGGAACTAAATACCGTTCGTCTGTATGATCCCGCGACGGATACCTGGACGTCGCTGACTTCGATGAATCACGCCCGCTATGATCACCAGACTGTTATTCTTCCCAGTGGAAATGTGCTGGTTGCCGGAGGCACTGGTGCTGTGAATTCCTCGGAAATATACAACGTCACGAATAACACTTGGACGAATACATACCGGGTCCTTGCGAAAGGCCGCAGTTCATTCAAAATGACTCTGTTAAATAATGGCCGCGCTCTGGCTGTGGGGGGCCAGGTCGGTGGCACCAATGCAGTCAGCGTTGAATCCTTTGTCGAGGATTATCAGGTTCCGCAGTGGACAATACAATTTTCTCAACCAGCTCGCTATGCTCATGCGGGTGCCTTGATGTCCAACGGTAACGTCTTCATGGCCGGAGGCGTGGATCTGAACGGTTCGATCCTGCTTAGCACCGCCATCTATGCTCCCACCACAAACAAGTGGAGCGTAGGCCCTAACTTAGCTGCCGGTCGTTTCTATCATTCTGTAACTGCCATGAAGAACGGCAAAGTTCTTATCGCCGGCGGTATGTCGCAAACGACTCCTTCGACCCTCGCGGAAATCTATGATCCGGAGACAAACACCATTGCCACAACTCCATTACCTAATGCGCGCTTAGCACCTTCGGCAGTTTTGATGAGTGATGGTAAAGTGATGCTCTCCGGTGGTTACGATGCAACTTACTCTCCCGTAACCGCCGTCGATATCTATGATCCGTCGACAAACACATGGTTTAGTGCAGCTCCCAGAACTGGTTCACTCTTCGACACGACGGTTGCATTGTCGGCAACAAAATATTTGGCAATAAGCCCCGTGGGCGCATCAGTTTATGATTCAACAACAAACACATGGACAGCTACAGGACCAATGAGTGTTCCCCGTGCAATCGCTACCGCGGCCGTGCTTCCGAACGGGAAAGTTTTTGCAGCTGCCGGCACTGACGCCACGGGTGCCGCCGGCACAACTGTCACTGAAATTTATGATCCAACGACAAATACCTGGTCTCAGGCAGCTCCTATGCCGGAAGCCGTAGCTTTGCAATCCGGCACCCTTCTTCCAAGTGGCAAAATCGTCATCATCGGCGGAGCCCGCAACGATATGTCGACCAGCGATGCTGTTTACTACTATGACCCATCTACAGATACCTGGACGACGGGCACACCTTTAACAGACGGCAGGTACTTTCACCTCTCCATCCTATTGCCAAATGGGCGCGTCTTCGTTCATGGCGGCAGTAGCGATAAGCTGGGCGTATTGCCTTTCTGGGAGCAGGTTTTAGATTTCTAA
- a CDS encoding ATP-dependent DNA helicase RecQ yields the protein MMDLHDLLIRNFEFSTFRGEQEAILGRVWQGENLLALMPTGMGKSLCFQFPAKIREGLVIVISPLIALMQDQVFKAKDLGISATCLNSALTRDERESRQERLAKGDYKLLYVTPERFRKPEFLKAIEGRKIQLLAVDEAHCISQWGHDFRPDYSRVGEFRALLGNPPTLALTATATPEVQKDILTKLNIPDAEIISAGIERPNLALRVHDLYGMDDKIRAIVGLRYQQPGSGIVYCSLIQTLRKISAELNRAGVQHLVYHGDLSPQDRKRNQKAFINEEAPLMLATPAFGLGIDKPNVRLLVHAEIPSALESYFQEVGRAGRDGQESFCHLLYDQDDVSIQMEFLKWSHPEPEFIAKIYDLIEQNRLRVNQEKFDFLREQMNFRNRRDFRPEAAVSILERWGCLQKSDDPFPYLCVQAPTAEQFAAENGPVILKAQNSKLLEMVRWATQDKECRMNYIYHYFGHKHETPCGKCDICVDNQK from the coding sequence ATGATGGACCTCCACGATCTCCTGATTAGGAACTTCGAATTTAGCACTTTTCGCGGCGAACAAGAAGCGATTTTAGGCCGAGTATGGCAAGGCGAAAACCTCCTCGCGTTAATGCCCACGGGCATGGGAAAATCCCTTTGTTTTCAGTTCCCTGCGAAAATCCGAGAAGGCCTAGTAATCGTCATTTCTCCGTTGATCGCTTTGATGCAGGATCAAGTGTTTAAGGCCAAAGACCTTGGGATTTCGGCCACTTGCCTAAACTCCGCTTTAACGCGAGATGAGCGGGAAAGCCGCCAGGAGCGTTTGGCGAAGGGCGACTATAAACTTCTGTATGTGACGCCCGAGCGTTTTCGCAAACCTGAGTTTTTAAAAGCCATCGAAGGCCGTAAAATCCAACTTTTAGCGGTGGACGAAGCCCATTGTATTTCGCAGTGGGGTCATGATTTCCGTCCCGATTACTCCAGAGTGGGGGAGTTTAGGGCATTACTTGGAAATCCTCCGACATTGGCGTTGACGGCAACGGCGACACCGGAAGTGCAAAAAGATATTCTGACGAAATTAAATATTCCTGACGCCGAAATTATTTCGGCAGGAATTGAAAGGCCTAACCTGGCTTTGCGAGTTCACGATTTATACGGCATGGATGATAAAATCCGGGCGATCGTGGGACTTCGTTATCAACAACCGGGTTCAGGCATAGTTTACTGCTCGCTGATTCAAACGTTGCGTAAAATTTCAGCAGAGCTAAATCGCGCCGGAGTTCAGCATCTGGTTTACCACGGTGATCTTTCGCCCCAGGATCGCAAGCGTAATCAAAAAGCCTTTATCAATGAAGAAGCACCTTTGATGTTGGCAACACCCGCATTTGGATTGGGTATTGATAAACCCAACGTGCGCCTGCTGGTGCATGCGGAAATTCCCAGTGCGCTCGAAAGTTATTTTCAGGAAGTCGGTCGCGCGGGTCGAGATGGGCAGGAATCTTTCTGTCATCTTTTGTACGATCAGGATGACGTCAGCATTCAAATGGAATTTTTGAAGTGGTCACATCCTGAGCCAGAATTCATTGCTAAAATTTATGATCTGATCGAGCAGAATCGCCTGCGAGTAAATCAGGAAAAATTTGATTTTTTAAGAGAGCAAATGAATTTCCGCAACCGCCGGGATTTCCGTCCCGAAGCCGCCGTCAGTATTTTGGAGCGTTGGGGGTGTTTGCAAAAATCCGATGATCCATTTCCATATCTGTGTGTCCAAGCGCCGACAGCCGAGCAATTTGCAGCTGAAAATGGACCGGTGATTTTGAAAGCACAAAATTCAAAATTGTTAGAAATGGTTCGTTGGGCCACTCAAGATAAGGAGTGTCGGATGAATTATATCTATCATTACTTCGGTCATAAACACGAAACTCCCTGCGGTAAGTGCGACATCTGTGTAGATAATCAAAAATAG
- the aat gene encoding leucyl/phenylalanyl-tRNA--protein transferase gives MARFHSSVDFPDPRDTMAEGILAVGGKLDVGTLYTAYSKGIFPWPQVGFPMLWFSPEKRGVLIFKEFHVPESLERFRRKNPQITYTVNKDFDHVMSECANQIRPGQDGTWILPVMKRSYHEFNKAGFGLSIEVRENNILIGGIYGVLVEGVFSGESMFYKKPNASKLALWFLVEHLTQLGHEWIDVQMVTPVVAQFGGRLIDREDYLRMLDERHQDIG, from the coding sequence TTGGCAAGGTTCCACTCATCAGTCGATTTTCCAGATCCGCGCGATACGATGGCCGAAGGAATTTTGGCCGTCGGTGGAAAATTAGATGTCGGAACTTTGTACACTGCATATTCCAAGGGAATTTTTCCTTGGCCCCAGGTCGGCTTTCCTATGCTGTGGTTTTCTCCTGAAAAACGCGGGGTTTTAATTTTCAAAGAGTTTCACGTGCCTGAAAGTTTGGAACGCTTTCGCCGTAAAAATCCGCAGATCACTTACACGGTTAATAAAGATTTTGATCATGTGATGAGCGAATGCGCCAATCAAATTCGTCCCGGGCAGGACGGCACCTGGATATTGCCGGTGATGAAGCGTTCCTACCATGAATTCAATAAAGCCGGTTTTGGCTTGTCCATTGAAGTTCGCGAAAACAATATTTTGATCGGCGGCATTTACGGTGTCCTGGTGGAAGGTGTTTTTAGCGGTGAAAGTATGTTTTATAAAAAACCCAATGCCTCCAAACTGGCTCTGTGGTTTTTGGTTGAGCACCTGACTCAGCTTGGGCATGAATGGATTGATGTGCAGATGGTCACCCCGGTCGTCGCTCAATTCGGTGGTCGCTTGATTGACCGCGAGGATTATCTGCGTATGCTCGATGAACGTCATCAGGATATCGGTTGA
- a CDS encoding CAP domain-containing protein: MRTRPIFQLGKQSLRYSNFMNTKVLTLIAMTLILSACNGGFEASSALGIDSSQGASGTVTLPSAGADGCYNMDANTCLVFKATNTQRAANGLVALVYCQACTEMAYEQSKDMSDKNYLSHDRANETFAQRCKRFNIQSGCGENIAQGYTPESVVTGWMVSPAHRDNILSPNYKSLGIGLYNGYATQVFYTNTNR, translated from the coding sequence GTGAGAACTCGACCGATTTTCCAACTTGGGAAACAGTCCCTTCGATATTCTAATTTCATGAACACGAAAGTTCTTACTCTCATCGCAATGACGCTAATTCTCTCTGCCTGCAACGGCGGCTTCGAAGCCAGCTCCGCCCTGGGGATCGATTCCTCTCAAGGGGCTTCGGGAACGGTCACGCTCCCAAGTGCCGGCGCAGATGGCTGCTACAACATGGATGCGAACACTTGCCTGGTATTCAAAGCCACAAATACCCAACGAGCAGCGAATGGTCTCGTAGCCTTAGTCTATTGCCAAGCCTGCACCGAAATGGCGTACGAACAATCCAAAGACATGAGCGATAAAAACTACCTCAGTCACGACCGAGCAAACGAAACCTTCGCCCAAAGATGCAAACGCTTCAACATCCAATCCGGCTGCGGAGAAAACATAGCCCAAGGCTACACTCCAGAATCAGTAGTAACAGGCTGGATGGTAAGCCCCGCCCACCGCGACAACATCCTAAGCCCCAACTACAAATCCCTAGGCATAGGCCTCTACAACGGCTACGCCACCCAAGTATTCTACACCAACACCAACCGCTAA
- a CDS encoding dienelactone hydrolase family protein — MFKALISSIALILTVTSASAALKTENVDYKEGKAALEGYVAYDDSVKTPRPAVLIIHQWMGITENEKMRAQMLAEKGYVVLAADIYGKGIRPTTMEEAGKLATQYKNDRKLYRARGMAAFNWLKKNKMVDPKHIVVIGYCFGGTGALELGREGAPAAGFVSFHGGLSNPTPKDAKNFKAPVLIAHGALDKNVNPEVMPFMKEMDENKVDYQFISYSGAVHAFTQKEAGNDPSKGVAYNEKADHRSWEVFMNFLNEVAPIK; from the coding sequence ATGTTTAAAGCACTTATATCCAGCATCGCTCTGATTCTGACGGTCACTTCCGCATCAGCGGCCCTTAAAACTGAAAATGTTGATTATAAAGAAGGCAAAGCCGCTCTTGAAGGTTATGTCGCTTATGATGACTCTGTAAAAACGCCGAGACCTGCGGTTTTGATTATCCATCAATGGATGGGCATCACTGAAAATGAAAAGATGCGCGCGCAGATGCTAGCTGAAAAAGGTTACGTGGTTTTAGCCGCTGATATCTATGGAAAAGGCATTCGTCCGACAACGATGGAAGAAGCGGGCAAGTTGGCAACTCAATATAAAAATGATCGCAAACTGTATCGTGCTCGCGGAATGGCGGCGTTCAACTGGCTTAAGAAAAATAAAATGGTCGATCCAAAACACATCGTCGTGATTGGTTATTGCTTTGGTGGAACGGGTGCTTTGGAACTGGGTCGTGAAGGAGCTCCCGCTGCGGGCTTCGTCAGCTTCCATGGTGGTTTGTCGAATCCAACTCCAAAGGATGCAAAAAACTTTAAAGCTCCGGTGCTGATTGCCCATGGGGCCTTGGATAAAAATGTGAATCCAGAGGTGATGCCGTTCATGAAAGAAATGGATGAAAACAAAGTCGATTACCAATTCATTTCTTATTCCGGCGCGGTTCACGCATTCACGCAAAAAGAGGCTGGGAATGATCCCAGTAAAGGCGTCGCTTACAATGAAAAAGCCGATCACAGATCCTGGGAAGTTTTCATGAACTTCCTGAATGAAGTCGCACCGATTAAATAG
- a CDS encoding sorbosone dehydrogenase family protein — protein MLLSFSKNLVGAVVIFASVNLHAAEKLPLERLKLPPGFEISVWAIVPDARSIAQAPGGRFFVGNRAKDKVYLVQNGKAQVFAEKLDTPNGVAVKDGKLYVAEVPRILEYAIPDKINGPQKFIRELPQKFPKDTHHGWKFIRFGPDGKLYVPVGAPCNICDLGTEYGRIYRVDVNGTAKDIVAEGVRNTVGFDWDPVSKDLWFTDNGRDWYGEDSPPDEINHLTKVGEHFGFPFCHGKNIQDKEFGNGKDCKTFKAPEAELRAHVAALGMRFYNGKMFPSEYQGGIIYAEHGSWNRTIPQGYMVGFAQVKDGKITNVKPLVEGWLQAGGDVFGRPVDVEVMEDGSVLISDDKAGVIYRLTYKAKGK, from the coding sequence ATGTTGTTATCGTTCTCAAAAAACCTCGTCGGAGCAGTCGTTATTTTCGCCTCTGTGAATTTGCACGCAGCCGAAAAGTTACCACTCGAGAGATTAAAACTTCCACCGGGATTCGAAATTTCCGTGTGGGCGATAGTTCCCGATGCGCGTTCGATTGCGCAAGCTCCAGGCGGGCGATTCTTTGTCGGCAATCGCGCGAAAGATAAAGTTTATTTGGTGCAAAACGGCAAAGCGCAGGTTTTTGCGGAAAAGTTGGATACGCCGAATGGTGTCGCGGTAAAAGATGGCAAGCTTTACGTTGCGGAAGTGCCGCGCATTTTAGAATACGCCATCCCAGATAAAATCAACGGACCGCAAAAGTTCATCCGTGAATTGCCGCAAAAGTTTCCTAAAGACACTCACCATGGTTGGAAGTTCATTCGCTTTGGTCCGGATGGCAAACTCTATGTTCCCGTGGGTGCACCCTGCAATATCTGTGATTTGGGGACCGAGTACGGGCGCATTTACCGTGTGGATGTGAATGGGACCGCGAAAGACATTGTGGCGGAAGGCGTTCGTAATACGGTTGGATTTGACTGGGATCCTGTCAGCAAAGATTTATGGTTTACTGATAACGGGCGTGATTGGTACGGCGAAGATTCTCCACCAGATGAGATCAATCACCTGACAAAGGTGGGGGAGCATTTTGGTTTCCCATTCTGCCATGGCAAAAATATTCAGGATAAAGAATTCGGCAATGGCAAGGACTGCAAAACTTTTAAAGCCCCTGAGGCTGAACTGCGGGCTCACGTGGCCGCTTTGGGAATGCGTTTTTATAACGGGAAAATGTTTCCTTCCGAGTACCAAGGCGGTATCATTTACGCTGAACACGGTTCTTGGAATCGCACGATCCCTCAAGGTTACATGGTGGGCTTTGCTCAAGTGAAAGATGGCAAAATCACCAATGTAAAGCCTTTGGTTGAAGGTTGGTTGCAAGCAGGTGGCGACGTATTTGGACGCCCGGTTGATGTCGAAGTAATGGAAGATGGTTCTGTCCTGATCTCTGACGACAAAGCAGGAGTGATCTATCGCCTGACGTATAAAGCAAAAGGAAAGTAA
- the fusA gene encoding elongation factor G: MSKKWNIDMVRNIGISAHIDSGKTTTSERILFYGGRIHAIHEVRGKDGVGATMDSMDLEREKGITIQSAATQVHWKDYTINLIDTPGHVDFTVEVERSLRVLDGAILLLCGVAGVQSQSITVDRQMKRYNVPRLAFVNKLDRQGANPYRVTDALIEKLRLNAVMIQIPIGLEDQHRGHVDLTDMKAYINEGDNGENVNVTEIPPDLVETAQKYRQIMIGKLADVDSAIEEKFLMEEEPTTEEIRAAIRKGTISLKLVPVLCGSAFKNKGVQRLMDAVTYYLPSPAEKKEQALDLNKNEEKFDLFPDPAKPLVALAFKLQETPFGQLTYMRVYQGKMGKGDFIINQVNKKSVKIPRLVRMHSDKMEDIDVSYAGDIVALFGIDCASGDTFCDDRIQASMQSMHVPDAVISLAVAPKDKTAANNFSKALQKFRKEDPTFRVARDEESNETIISGMGELHLEIYVERMKREFNCEVIVGQPQVAYRETISAAADYDYTHKKQTGGSGQYAKIVGKILPLPPQEDGAVFKFDNKVVGGRIPKEFIPAVEEGFKEQTVKGPLIGFPIVGVEVQLEDGAYHDVDSSYMAFKIAAMAALREVYPQAKPTVLEPIMKLETVVPDEYQGSAVGQINQRRGSIVGTTAFDGNCVIEAEVPLTEMFGYSTDLRSATKGKGEFSMEFAKYAAVPRNIQEELVKKYQAKRAAEQK, encoded by the coding sequence ATGTCCAAAAAGTGGAATATTGATATGGTCAGAAACATCGGTATCTCGGCTCACATCGACTCGGGAAAAACGACTACTTCTGAACGTATTTTGTTCTATGGAGGCCGTATCCACGCCATCCACGAAGTTCGTGGTAAAGACGGCGTTGGTGCAACAATGGATTCCATGGATCTTGAGAGAGAAAAAGGTATCACTATCCAGTCTGCGGCGACGCAAGTTCACTGGAAAGATTATACAATCAATTTGATCGATACACCGGGGCACGTGGACTTCACAGTTGAAGTTGAACGTTCTCTTCGCGTACTTGACGGTGCGATCCTTCTTCTTTGCGGCGTTGCCGGCGTTCAATCTCAATCCATCACTGTTGACCGTCAAATGAAACGTTACAACGTTCCTCGTTTGGCATTCGTTAACAAATTGGATCGCCAAGGTGCGAACCCATACCGTGTAACTGACGCTTTGATCGAAAAATTGCGCTTGAACGCTGTGATGATCCAAATCCCAATCGGTTTGGAAGACCAACACAGAGGTCACGTAGATTTGACTGACATGAAAGCTTACATCAACGAAGGCGATAACGGTGAAAACGTTAACGTTACTGAGATCCCACCAGATCTAGTTGAAACAGCTCAAAAATACCGTCAAATCATGATCGGTAAATTGGCTGACGTTGACTCTGCTATCGAAGAAAAATTCTTGATGGAAGAAGAGCCAACGACTGAAGAAATTCGTGCAGCTATCCGTAAAGGCACTATCAGCTTGAAACTAGTTCCAGTTCTTTGCGGTTCCGCATTTAAGAACAAAGGTGTTCAACGTTTGATGGATGCAGTTACTTACTACCTTCCGTCTCCTGCTGAGAAAAAAGAGCAAGCTCTTGATCTTAACAAGAACGAAGAGAAGTTTGACTTGTTCCCAGATCCAGCGAAACCGTTGGTTGCTTTGGCGTTCAAACTTCAAGAAACTCCATTCGGTCAATTGACATACATGCGCGTTTACCAAGGTAAAATGGGCAAAGGTGATTTCATCATCAATCAAGTGAACAAGAAATCTGTTAAGATTCCTCGCTTGGTTCGTATGCACTCGGACAAAATGGAAGATATCGACGTATCTTACGCTGGTGACATCGTAGCATTGTTCGGTATCGACTGTGCTTCTGGTGACACTTTCTGTGACGACAGAATCCAGGCATCTATGCAATCTATGCACGTTCCAGATGCAGTTATCTCTTTGGCAGTTGCTCCTAAGGACAAAACTGCTGCGAATAACTTCTCTAAAGCGTTGCAAAAATTCCGTAAGGAAGACCCTACATTCCGCGTGGCTCGTGACGAGGAATCAAATGAGACTATCATCTCTGGTATGGGTGAGTTGCACTTGGAAATCTACGTTGAGCGTATGAAACGTGAATTCAACTGTGAAGTTATCGTTGGTCAACCTCAGGTTGCTTACCGTGAGACGATTTCTGCAGCAGCTGATTACGATTACACTCACAAAAAACAAACGGGTGGTTCGGGTCAATACGCGAAGATCGTGGGTAAAATCCTACCTCTTCCTCCACAAGAAGACGGCGCAGTCTTCAAATTCGACAACAAAGTTGTCGGTGGTCGTATCCCTAAAGAATTTATCCCTGCTGTTGAAGAGGGTTTCAAAGAGCAAACTGTTAAAGGTCCATTGATCGGCTTCCCGATCGTTGGTGTTGAAGTTCAGTTGGAAGACGGCGCATACCATGATGTCGACTCTTCTTACATGGCCTTCAAAATTGCGGCGATGGCTGCTCTTCGTGAAGTTTATCCTCAAGCGAAACCAACAGTTCTTGAGCCGATCATGAAGCTTGAAACTGTAGTTCCAGACGAATATCAAGGTTCAGCGGTTGGTCAAATCAACCAACGCCGTGGTTCTATCGTTGGTACAACTGCATTCGACGGTAACTGTGTTATCGAGGCGGAAGTTCCATTGACAGAAATGTTCGGTTACTCAACTGACCTTCGTTCTGCAACTAAAGGTAAAGGTGAGTTCTCTATGGAATTCGCGAAGTACGCTGCAGTACCTCGCAACATCCAAGAAGAGCTTGTTAAGAAATACCAAGCTAAGCGCGCAGCTGAGCAAAAGTAG